The Candidatus Koribacter versatilis Ellin345 genome has a segment encoding these proteins:
- a CDS encoding penicillin acylase family protein — translation MATTKVAPATRTTSRIALKVVIALLALLLVVFLIADAWFFHAAKVALPQLDGSLSVPGLSAPVTVARDVHGVPTIQAQNLDDLFFAQGFVAAQDRLWQMDMTRRYASGDLAAILGPELVKHDKQQRILGMRVMAERGVAVLSTRDRQYLEDYAKGVNAYIAQHQKTLPLEFRLLTYFPRAWTPEDSMLVGLGMYQYLNGYEAETKLLREKVTAKVGPELAADLYVNSSWRDHPPGSESGEIENNGDGNPNENEEQSRSRTSSPAHPVAAREGWGTHIQPGTHDPAAEYEPMIPGSNDWVVSGSHTATGKPLLSNDMHLGHSIPNTWYMAHLICADYDAAGVTLPGMPYVIVGHNRRIAWGFTNVGPDVQDVFVETFNSNGEYQTPQGWMQPEHRKETIRVKGKPEVVVDVVITRHGPIVTDLVPGETRKIAVKWTAADPNAIGLPFFDVNSAGNWQQFLDGFSKFGGPGQNVVYADVDGHIGYHTTGKVPIRASGNGALPVAGNDDAHEWTGYIPFDKLPSGFDPPLGIIGTANGRIAPDGYPYLISNEWTEPYRTQRIYRVLSSKQKLTPADMLALQMDAHSELDKFTAEKLVYAVDQNPKASDRAKKAADLMRGWDGDVNKDSVAPTIETYSRRWIWRKMIQGKGIEPHDYDWMMNAVWFENVLAHQPDRWLPPGYANYNELFAAAVEDTVKRDDAPHALGLWKYGRAFPVEFSHPFWGRLPIIKRSAGTGPTAQSGNAYTVKATAKDFGASERMTVDFSDLDHSTLNIVNGESGNIFSDYFNDQWAAYSGGTTFAWSFSADAVKASTKHQLTLTP, via the coding sequence ATGGCTACCACGAAGGTCGCTCCCGCTACCCGCACTACGAGCCGTATCGCGCTCAAAGTCGTAATTGCCCTGCTGGCGCTGTTGTTGGTGGTGTTCCTCATCGCCGACGCCTGGTTCTTCCACGCTGCCAAGGTTGCGCTGCCGCAACTCGACGGCTCGCTGTCGGTGCCGGGGCTGTCCGCGCCGGTCACAGTTGCGCGTGATGTGCATGGCGTGCCGACCATCCAGGCGCAGAACCTCGACGACCTGTTCTTCGCTCAAGGTTTCGTGGCCGCGCAGGACCGCTTGTGGCAAATGGATATGACGCGCCGCTACGCTTCGGGCGATCTCGCCGCGATTCTCGGGCCGGAGTTGGTGAAGCACGACAAGCAGCAGCGAATTCTTGGCATGCGGGTGATGGCCGAGCGCGGCGTGGCTGTGTTGAGCACGCGCGACCGTCAGTATCTCGAGGACTATGCCAAGGGCGTGAATGCGTACATTGCGCAGCACCAGAAAACGCTGCCGCTGGAGTTCCGCCTGCTGACGTATTTTCCGCGCGCGTGGACGCCGGAAGATTCCATGCTCGTCGGACTGGGGATGTATCAGTATCTGAATGGCTATGAAGCTGAGACGAAGCTGCTGCGCGAGAAAGTCACGGCGAAAGTTGGGCCAGAACTTGCCGCCGATCTTTATGTGAACAGCAGTTGGCGCGATCATCCTCCGGGATCGGAGAGCGGCGAGATCGAGAACAACGGCGACGGCAATCCGAACGAGAACGAAGAGCAATCGAGAAGCCGGACTTCATCGCCCGCCCACCCTGTTGCTGCGCGAGAAGGGTGGGGCACCCACATTCAACCTGGCACTCACGATCCCGCGGCTGAATATGAGCCGATGATTCCTGGATCCAACGATTGGGTGGTGAGTGGCTCGCATACCGCGACTGGCAAGCCGCTGCTCTCGAACGATATGCACCTCGGGCACTCGATCCCGAACACCTGGTACATGGCGCACCTCATCTGCGCCGATTACGATGCCGCAGGCGTCACGCTGCCGGGCATGCCGTATGTGATCGTGGGACACAACCGGCGAATCGCGTGGGGATTCACCAACGTTGGGCCGGACGTACAGGACGTTTTCGTCGAGACCTTCAACTCCAATGGTGAGTACCAGACACCACAGGGCTGGATGCAGCCTGAGCATCGCAAAGAGACGATCCGCGTGAAGGGCAAACCCGAAGTCGTGGTAGACGTGGTGATCACACGCCACGGGCCGATCGTCACCGACCTCGTGCCTGGCGAGACGCGCAAGATTGCGGTGAAGTGGACCGCTGCAGATCCGAACGCCATCGGACTTCCCTTCTTCGACGTGAACAGCGCCGGCAACTGGCAGCAGTTCCTCGATGGCTTCTCAAAGTTCGGCGGTCCCGGACAGAACGTGGTTTATGCCGATGTGGATGGGCACATCGGGTACCACACCACTGGCAAAGTCCCCATTCGCGCCAGTGGCAACGGCGCGCTCCCGGTGGCGGGCAACGACGACGCGCACGAGTGGACCGGCTACATCCCGTTCGACAAACTGCCGAGCGGGTTCGATCCGCCGTTAGGCATTATCGGCACTGCAAATGGCAGGATCGCGCCGGATGGCTATCCGTATCTCATCAGCAACGAGTGGACGGAGCCATACCGCACCCAACGCATTTACAGAGTGCTGAGTTCGAAGCAGAAGCTGACGCCCGCCGACATGCTCGCGCTGCAGATGGACGCACATTCAGAACTCGACAAGTTCACCGCCGAGAAACTTGTCTACGCTGTCGACCAGAACCCAAAGGCTTCCGACCGCGCGAAAAAAGCCGCGGACCTGATGCGTGGATGGGACGGCGATGTGAACAAAGATTCCGTCGCGCCGACTATCGAGACTTACTCCCGCCGCTGGATCTGGAGGAAGATGATCCAGGGTAAAGGCATTGAGCCGCACGACTACGACTGGATGATGAACGCGGTGTGGTTCGAGAATGTGCTCGCGCATCAACCCGACCGCTGGCTGCCGCCGGGATACGCGAATTACAACGAACTGTTCGCCGCCGCGGTGGAAGACACGGTGAAACGCGACGACGCACCGCACGCGCTGGGACTCTGGAAATATGGGCGCGCGTTCCCGGTAGAGTTCTCACATCCGTTCTGGGGACGGCTGCCGATCATCAAGCGCAGTGCCGGTACCGGGCCAACAGCGCAGTCGGGTAATGCGTACACGGTCAAGGCGACCGCGAAGGATTTCGGCGCGTCAGAGCGCATGACGGTGGACTTCTCCGACCTCGATCACTCAACGTTGAACATCGTGAACGGCGAGTCGGGAAACATCTTCAGCGATTACTTCAACGACCAGTGGGCGGCCTACAGCGGAGGGACAACGTTCGCGTGGTCGTTCTCAGCGGACGCCGTGAAGGCCTCGACGAAGCACCAACTTACACTCACTCCGTAG
- a CDS encoding YncE family protein: protein MKRAAILFAILCAAFWTSCGGGSSNNAQVSNLKDRALFDNAVTGGVNILNIDKTPPQIYLTTVAALSAPQTMYIAPDRSFVLIYDDLSFSLNYFASAQETVTSSLPLNYHTDGGVLSADGKHAYFPIPQNPEANPTPPGAVLTFDLTTGTAGVQIPVAGARRVALSSDNNSLLVFADDTDSLWYVDLSATTIKAKEITGFNRPYMAYFGSDNKTAYVLNCGTECSGAAAPSVQPLAVSPSAQTPGTAIPVPGATVGLLNGSTLSIAGNDLTKPEGSQGVYSTVDVSGGTVSGITAIPDGLHTLMTAFNSAIFVGSKNCSTTNCLAVINSGKATIPTSTGNVTAITPAPKKNWVYVMQGGELLQFDPSGTYGMPYDIIGDGWDIKLLDQ from the coding sequence TTGAAGCGAGCAGCAATTCTTTTTGCAATTCTCTGTGCAGCGTTCTGGACGTCGTGCGGTGGCGGCAGCAGCAACAACGCGCAAGTCTCTAACCTCAAGGACCGCGCCCTCTTTGACAACGCAGTTACGGGCGGCGTGAACATCCTTAACATTGACAAGACTCCGCCGCAGATCTATCTCACGACGGTCGCTGCGCTCTCCGCGCCGCAGACGATGTACATCGCTCCCGATCGCAGCTTCGTCCTCATCTACGACGACTTAAGCTTCAGCCTCAACTACTTTGCTAGCGCGCAGGAAACCGTCACCAGTTCGCTCCCTCTGAACTATCACACCGATGGCGGCGTTCTGAGTGCAGATGGCAAGCATGCGTACTTTCCAATTCCGCAAAACCCGGAAGCGAATCCGACCCCTCCGGGGGCGGTGTTGACGTTTGATTTGACGACCGGAACCGCCGGTGTACAGATCCCGGTTGCCGGCGCGCGGCGCGTGGCACTGAGCAGCGACAACAACTCACTGCTCGTTTTCGCCGACGACACCGATTCGCTTTGGTACGTGGACCTGAGCGCAACGACGATCAAAGCCAAAGAGATCACCGGGTTTAATCGCCCGTACATGGCTTATTTCGGAAGTGATAACAAAACTGCTTATGTTTTGAATTGCGGTACGGAGTGTTCCGGCGCAGCCGCGCCAAGCGTGCAACCGCTGGCCGTTTCGCCGTCAGCTCAAACGCCGGGAACCGCCATCCCAGTTCCGGGTGCGACCGTTGGATTGTTGAACGGCTCGACGCTCTCGATTGCCGGGAACGATTTGACGAAGCCAGAGGGTAGCCAAGGCGTCTACAGCACCGTCGATGTCTCAGGCGGAACCGTCTCCGGCATCACCGCGATTCCAGACGGTCTGCACACTCTGATGACCGCCTTCAATAGCGCCATCTTTGTCGGCAGCAAGAACTGCAGCACGACCAATTGTCTTGCGGTCATCAACTCGGGCAAAGCGACGATCCCGACGTCCACTGGCAACGTGACAGCAATCACGCCGGCGCCCAAGAAAAACTGGGTCTACGTGATGCAGGGCGGAGAGTTGCTCCAGTTCGATCCCAGCGGCACCTACGGCATGCCCTACGACATCATCGGAGATGGCTGGGACATCAAGTTGCTCGACCAGTAG
- a CDS encoding helix-turn-helix domain-containing protein, with translation MVRGQQKKRLKDVDISSSEAAEILGCSAKTVTRLVDAGSISGWRITDRGWNRISRSSVIAYRDARMARGRDRERRRAR, from the coding sequence TTGGTACGAGGACAGCAAAAAAAGAGGCTGAAGGACGTCGATATTTCGAGTTCCGAGGCGGCTGAAATTTTGGGCTGTTCCGCGAAGACTGTGACGCGCCTGGTGGATGCAGGATCGATCTCCGGATGGCGTATCACCGATCGCGGTTGGAACCGAATCAGCCGTTCGTCTGTGATCGCTTACCGTGACGCCAGGATGGCGCGCGGGCGCGATCGCGAAAGGAGGAGGGCCAGGTGA
- a CDS encoding helix-turn-helix domain-containing protein, giving the protein MNLELLKPHKMPPQPALTSSDLAAMRVMLSEMRTQIDRLHEISEEFIRMRRHNRGSQYEEREMKPRINRAGRVITLSAIAEEVAKEFEVPLEYFSTPRKFSRMALVRQVMWLLASHLTPYSLSEIARKSDVHHTTLCYGVRRIKERLVTDPQLARTVRTIKARLEGDVSTAPAGRIRFSDVVREVALDYGCTEADVMQPGNAQPGAKMRAIVTYIAHRLGIGSFPDIALYLVRSTGTAKTSVTRLEKSMAESAELRERVEAIERRLFARMQEAGDE; this is encoded by the coding sequence ATGAATCTCGAACTCCTTAAACCCCACAAGATGCCTCCTCAACCGGCGCTGACCTCGTCCGACCTGGCCGCCATGCGCGTGATGCTCAGCGAAATGCGGACGCAGATCGACCGCCTTCACGAGATCAGCGAAGAATTCATTCGCATGCGCCGGCACAACCGCGGCAGCCAGTATGAAGAGCGCGAGATGAAGCCGCGTATCAATCGGGCTGGGCGGGTGATTACGCTCTCGGCAATCGCCGAAGAAGTGGCAAAGGAGTTCGAGGTCCCGCTGGAATACTTCTCAACGCCGCGCAAATTCTCGCGGATGGCGCTAGTGCGCCAGGTGATGTGGCTGCTGGCGTCGCACCTTACTCCTTATTCGTTGAGCGAGATCGCGCGCAAGAGCGACGTCCACCACACCACGCTCTGCTACGGCGTGCGGCGCATCAAGGAACGCCTTGTCACCGACCCTCAGCTCGCGCGTACCGTGCGCACCATAAAGGCTCGGCTCGAAGGCGACGTGTCGACGGCGCCTGCAGGGCGTATCCGCTTCTCTGATGTTGTGCGCGAAGTAGCACTCGATTATGGATGCACGGAAGCGGACGTAATGCAGCCTGGCAACGCGCAGCCCGGCGCGAAAATGCGCGCGATCGTCACCTACATCGCGCATCGGCTCGGGATCGGATCATTCCCAGACATCGCCCTCTACCTGGTGCGCTCCACCGGTACCGCGAAAACATCTGTCACCCGCTTGGAGAAATCGATGGCGGAATCGGCTGAACTGCGCGAGCGCGTCGAGGCGATCGAGCGCCGCTTGTTCGCGCGGATGCAGGAGGCAGGCGACGAATGA
- a CDS encoding ATP-binding protein encodes MALSMKDRELLLATSLPAANAVREQLNEYLARTGLAYSDFARRINYSSVTLRFFIKGRYANIASNDAPLRKAITEFIAAHPIEPVTQAGDKLYETENVQLLRQYFYEALDDCRMIYVHGAPGSQKTFVLEHLTAELNCAEVSKNGHGRRAYYVYCPQSVKTSQKIMREIAEACGVDTTGDAQRILKRLRFEFRTRKVIFILDEAQHLNYECLETIRGLFDRMPHCAILLAGSHQLETTFMRDAARLEQWNSRLHFGKALPGISDDEADTIIRQELGEKVTSPIVRKLITESKALDVRRSGEHNYISARRLFWSIRDIKRAIEKRQAKKEASA; translated from the coding sequence ATGGCACTCAGTATGAAAGATCGCGAACTTTTGCTGGCAACTTCTTTGCCCGCCGCGAACGCCGTACGCGAGCAGCTGAACGAGTATCTGGCACGCACCGGCCTCGCTTATTCCGATTTCGCCAGGCGAATCAACTACTCGTCGGTGACCCTCCGCTTCTTCATCAAGGGACGCTACGCCAACATCGCCTCCAACGATGCCCCTCTTCGCAAGGCCATTACCGAATTCATTGCTGCGCACCCAATCGAACCCGTTACGCAGGCAGGCGACAAGCTCTATGAGACGGAGAACGTGCAGCTGCTGCGCCAGTACTTCTACGAGGCGCTCGACGACTGCCGCATGATCTACGTCCACGGCGCGCCGGGATCGCAGAAGACGTTCGTGCTCGAACACCTGACCGCGGAACTCAACTGTGCCGAAGTATCGAAGAACGGTCACGGCCGCCGCGCCTATTACGTATATTGCCCACAGTCGGTGAAGACCTCGCAGAAGATCATGCGCGAGATCGCCGAGGCCTGCGGTGTCGATACCACCGGCGACGCGCAGCGCATCCTGAAGCGGCTGCGCTTCGAGTTTCGCACCCGCAAGGTGATCTTCATCCTCGACGAGGCACAGCACCTCAACTACGAGTGCCTCGAAACCATCCGCGGGCTCTTCGATCGCATGCCGCACTGCGCGATCCTGCTCGCCGGTTCGCACCAGCTCGAAACCACTTTTATGCGCGATGCCGCGCGGCTCGAACAGTGGAACTCGCGGCTGCACTTCGGCAAGGCTCTGCCGGGAATCTCCGACGACGAGGCCGACACGATCATCCGCCAGGAACTCGGCGAGAAGGTGACGTCGCCGATCGTTCGCAAGCTCATCACCGAATCCAAGGCCCTCGATGTTCGCCGCTCCGGTGAACACAACTACATCTCAGCCCGGCGTCTGTTCTGGTCCATCCGCGACATCAAGCGCGCGATAGAGAAACGCCAGGCCAAGAAAGAAGCCTCCGCATGA
- a CDS encoding Mu transposase C-terminal domain-containing protein: MSDLWLIEADVLAAISFSERHLRRLAREGKVISRASATKAANGRFVREYCIESFPTDLRERLLAVRGAITLLPQNSATAAEQPLLKIACVDEEEEAQAARREAACLAIANFEQHKAQWATVRLADGEPVTSISRLVEHLAAKYSSSPATIWRWHSRFKKGERLADRTREDKGRSRWFARHGDAAAAAAYIGLKWGAREAHRSLLSHHELLGIAKEEMPSYETVRSFLNSAPPAMSILVRDGERRYRDLISPYVRRGYNEYANQIWVSDHMIHDLFAQNDVFDDIPRGQRIRMRLTALLDFRARYVVGYSFAEEGSSISITTCLRQAIASYGACEEFYCDNGKDYKSVAKAALPAYLRDSGKAPQDWWQQELDTQAGVLARCGISIRHCIVRHPQSKHVERFFRTVHKQFDALFPTYSGSNPDRRPEFTSKAIAEHSRLERESARLIQMGKGINGLHQSLLPPATLVMKLFRAWLDEYHNTPHGGQGMDGRTPAQVFEQERNPLQRPAPADNVLALMLCSREQRMVRECSVTVGKRRFIGADFTAVKRLHDVSNCEVMVAYDPLDLDRVAVLDLDGNLICWAKPEEFLPQNTTQAANAIAESMQQRRRLERNTRDAYVAMRDAARASGVVTGVERLVNKVLALPPASEVPAVQRSSMARAAKAAAAAAPKVSQKYVGDVAEEIAGLMEGD; this comes from the coding sequence ATGAGCGACCTCTGGCTGATCGAAGCTGATGTGCTCGCCGCCATCTCGTTCAGTGAACGCCATCTCCGCCGTCTCGCCCGCGAAGGCAAGGTCATCAGCCGCGCGTCCGCTACTAAAGCCGCCAATGGCCGCTTCGTTCGCGAGTACTGCATCGAGAGTTTTCCCACCGATCTTCGCGAGAGGCTGCTCGCCGTGCGAGGTGCGATCACTCTCCTCCCACAGAACAGCGCAACCGCCGCTGAGCAGCCCCTCCTGAAGATCGCCTGCGTTGACGAGGAAGAAGAAGCCCAGGCCGCGCGGCGCGAAGCTGCCTGCCTCGCCATCGCCAACTTCGAACAGCACAAGGCGCAATGGGCTACCGTGCGCCTAGCGGATGGCGAGCCTGTCACTTCCATAAGCCGCCTGGTCGAGCATCTCGCGGCGAAGTATTCATCCAGCCCCGCGACAATCTGGCGCTGGCACAGCCGCTTCAAGAAGGGCGAACGACTCGCCGACCGGACCCGCGAAGACAAAGGACGCTCGCGCTGGTTTGCTCGGCACGGCGACGCCGCAGCAGCCGCTGCCTATATCGGGTTGAAGTGGGGCGCGCGTGAAGCGCATCGCTCGCTGCTCTCTCACCATGAGCTCCTCGGCATCGCGAAAGAGGAGATGCCGTCTTACGAGACGGTGCGCTCGTTCCTGAATTCCGCGCCGCCGGCGATGAGCATTCTGGTGCGCGATGGCGAGCGCCGCTACCGCGACCTGATCTCGCCCTACGTCCGTCGCGGCTACAACGAATACGCAAATCAAATCTGGGTCAGCGATCACATGATCCACGATCTCTTCGCGCAGAACGATGTCTTTGACGATATCCCGCGCGGCCAGCGTATTCGCATGCGCCTTACCGCGCTGCTCGATTTCCGCGCCCGCTACGTCGTTGGTTACAGCTTCGCCGAAGAAGGCAGCTCAATCTCCATCACAACCTGCCTACGCCAGGCGATCGCCAGCTATGGCGCATGCGAAGAGTTCTATTGCGACAACGGCAAGGACTACAAATCCGTTGCCAAGGCCGCGCTGCCCGCGTATCTGCGCGATTCCGGTAAGGCCCCACAGGACTGGTGGCAGCAGGAGCTCGACACGCAGGCCGGCGTGCTTGCGCGCTGCGGGATCTCGATCCGCCATTGCATCGTGCGGCATCCGCAGTCGAAACACGTTGAACGCTTCTTCCGCACCGTGCACAAACAGTTCGACGCGCTCTTCCCAACTTATAGCGGCTCGAATCCAGATCGCCGTCCTGAGTTCACATCGAAGGCCATCGCCGAGCACAGCCGTCTGGAGCGTGAGAGCGCGCGACTGATCCAGATGGGCAAAGGCATCAACGGTCTGCACCAATCGCTCTTGCCGCCAGCAACGCTGGTGATGAAGCTCTTCCGCGCCTGGCTTGACGAGTACCACAACACGCCGCATGGCGGTCAGGGTATGGACGGTCGCACACCGGCGCAGGTCTTCGAGCAGGAGCGCAACCCGTTGCAACGCCCCGCGCCGGCCGACAACGTTCTGGCCCTCATGTTGTGTTCGCGGGAGCAGCGCATGGTGCGCGAGTGCTCGGTCACCGTGGGCAAACGGCGCTTCATCGGCGCGGATTTCACCGCGGTGAAGCGACTGCACGACGTGAGCAACTGCGAAGTGATGGTGGCCTACGACCCGCTCGATCTCGATCGCGTGGCGGTCCTCGATCTCGACGGCAACCTCATTTGCTGGGCCAAGCCCGAAGAGTTCCTCCCCCAGAACACCACCCAGGCGGCGAACGCGATTGCGGAAAGCATGCAGCAGCGCCGCCGCCTGGAGCGCAACACACGCGATGCCTACGTGGCCATGCGCGATGCCGCCCGCGCCTCCGGTGTCGTCACCGGCGTGGAGCGGTTGGTGAACAAGGTGCTCGCGCTGCCACCCGCCAGCGAGGTGCCGGCAGTGCAACGCAGTTCAATGGCGCGCGCGGCCAAGGCAGCAGCAGCGGCCGCACCCAAGGTGAGCCAGAAGTATGTAGGCGACGTAGCCGAAGAGATCGCCGGATTGATGGAGGGGGACTGA
- a CDS encoding XRE family transcriptional regulator, producing the protein MKRAMLACHSLTLHDTRIYECHKWKSRGFFVPAQEKSQMGHYADVVLRLRAYLKMNQSQFADALGVTQASVSRWEQKGASTRGPSRGAWTSMYFLGFDTPLANELYERAGLDPEAVKRLARDFRDDLSGRETTYVRENGDGPVEGVAIPLLTDKAAAGQPRLINEKDIQKYLLFPREMVPHPTSTRCMRVRGDSMAPIVDDGYIVAVDTSERDPRKLVESMVAVSDPESGCTIKWLRQAGRARFLLVPQHTSPRHNPIVLDPKEEGWRIIGRVLFWIGQPPPARK; encoded by the coding sequence ATGAAGCGTGCTATGTTGGCGTGTCACTCTCTGACGTTGCATGACACTCGTATATACGAGTGTCATAAATGGAAGTCAAGGGGATTCTTTGTGCCTGCACAGGAAAAGTCTCAAATGGGGCACTATGCCGATGTCGTCTTGCGGCTTCGCGCTTATTTAAAGATGAACCAATCGCAGTTCGCCGATGCGTTGGGAGTGACCCAGGCGTCCGTATCCCGATGGGAACAAAAGGGTGCATCCACTCGCGGCCCCTCGCGAGGGGCTTGGACGTCGATGTACTTTCTCGGTTTCGACACTCCTCTCGCAAACGAGCTCTATGAAAGGGCCGGGCTCGATCCGGAAGCCGTCAAAAGGCTTGCGCGCGATTTCCGTGATGACCTGTCCGGGCGGGAGACGACCTACGTGAGAGAGAACGGAGACGGCCCGGTGGAGGGCGTCGCGATCCCACTGTTGACGGATAAGGCGGCGGCAGGCCAGCCGCGTCTGATAAACGAGAAGGACATCCAAAAATACCTCTTGTTCCCACGCGAGATGGTGCCGCACCCCACATCAACCAGGTGCATGCGCGTTCGTGGCGATTCGATGGCACCGATCGTTGACGACGGATACATCGTCGCAGTCGACACCTCAGAACGAGATCCTCGAAAGCTCGTAGAGAGCATGGTTGCTGTCAGCGATCCTGAATCGGGATGCACGATCAAGTGGCTTCGCCAGGCGGGTCGGGCTCGGTTTCTTCTCGTGCCACAGCACACAAGCCCGCGCCATAATCCGATTGTGCTCGACCCTAAAGAAGAGGGCTGGCGCATTATCGGGAGGGTCCTGTTCTGGATCGGCCAACCGCCGCCGGCGAGAAAATGA